One window of Sulfurospirillum sp. 1612 genomic DNA carries:
- a CDS encoding type II toxin-antitoxin system Phd/YefM family antitoxin — protein MTKVMSVSQVRADIYNVMDETAQTHEPVLITGKRNNVVMLSQEDWNAIEETLYLNSIPNMASSIQESMSADDSEFSETVEWQSTKYFIVR, from the coding sequence ATGACAAAAGTTATGTCGGTAAGTCAAGTTAGAGCAGATATTTACAATGTTATGGATGAAACGGCACAAACTCATGAACCTGTACTTATTACGGGAAAAAGAAACAATGTCGTGATGCTTTCTCAAGAAGACTGGAATGCAATAGAAGAAACACTATATTTAAACTCTATACCAAATATGGCATCTTCAATTCAAGAATCAATGAGTGCAGATGACAGTGAGTTTAGTGAAACTGTTGAATGGCAGAGTACAAAGTACTTTATAGTACGTTAG
- a CDS encoding DMT family transporter, which yields MFFAAFGVGIISFDALLVRLANTDASIISFYRGLFMGLIMFSFMLIKGKKDVIPKDKKSIFIIICISLISGIGTSLFVFSVKYTIAANTVVLLATSSFFAAIFSYFILKEKVKKETLLAIFLSFFGVFLIVQNSVNLGGNLLGDFLGILLAVAMGLQLTLLRKFPHFSHYLLISLSGFFLMTVMGFIAKNPFDIPLMSIFWLFLMGMMQVVAMYFIYGATKYISSAEVGIFSTVETTLAPVWLWLFIGEVVPSSTLIGGAFVVSAIFVNGYSQIKKTKAA from the coding sequence ATGTTTTTTGCCGCTTTTGGTGTTGGAATTATAAGTTTTGATGCGCTTCTTGTCCGGTTGGCCAACACAGATGCTTCTATCATCTCTTTTTATAGAGGTCTTTTTATGGGCTTAATCATGTTTTCTTTCATGCTCATAAAAGGCAAAAAAGATGTGATCCCTAAAGATAAAAAAAGCATCTTTATTATCATTTGCATCTCTTTGATATCGGGAATTGGTACTTCTTTGTTTGTATTTTCAGTAAAATACACAATCGCCGCTAATACCGTCGTTCTTTTGGCAACCTCCTCTTTTTTTGCCGCTATCTTTTCATATTTTATTTTAAAAGAAAAAGTGAAGAAAGAGACCCTTTTAGCCATCTTTTTATCTTTTTTTGGAGTATTTCTCATCGTGCAAAACTCTGTCAATCTTGGGGGAAATTTGCTTGGTGATTTTTTGGGTATTCTTTTAGCTGTGGCAATGGGGCTTCAGCTTACGCTTCTGAGAAAATTTCCTCATTTTTCTCATTACTTACTCATCTCATTGAGTGGATTTTTTTTGATGACGGTCATGGGCTTCATAGCAAAAAATCCCTTTGACATACCGCTTATGAGCATTTTCTGGCTCTTTTTGATGGGCATGATGCAAGTTGTCGCAATGTATTTTATCTATGGGGCTACAAAATATATAAGCTCTGCTGAAGTTGGCATCTTCTCTACGGTAGAAACCACACTAGCTCCCGTCTGGCTCTGGCTTTTTATAGGAGAAGTAGTCCCTAGCAGCACACTTATCGGTGGCGCATTTGTCGTTTCGGCGATTTTTGTCAATGGCTATTCACAAATAAAAAAGACCAAAGCAGCTTGA
- a CDS encoding NAD(P)H-dependent oxidoreductase: MRNDFMKAMDFRHACKVFDDTKKISDEDMRYILEAGRKSPSSFGMEAWKFLVITNDALKEKLKPACWNQVQITSCSHLVLVLAGIDSVKVESGVVAKRFKRRAMPQDKLDFYLGLYAEHLKDVLNTDENIYAWTARQTYIAAANMMTAGAFIGIDSCPIEGFDKKQVEEILGLDTTKYQLAMVLPFGYRINPQSEQLRLPFDEVVEFIK; the protein is encoded by the coding sequence ATGAGAAATGATTTTATGAAAGCCATGGATTTTAGACATGCATGCAAGGTGTTTGATGATACGAAAAAAATCTCTGATGAAGATATGAGATACATCCTAGAAGCGGGTAGAAAATCGCCGTCTTCTTTTGGAATGGAAGCATGGAAATTTTTGGTAATTACCAATGATGCATTAAAAGAGAAGCTAAAACCCGCGTGCTGGAATCAAGTACAAATCACATCGTGCTCACACCTCGTACTTGTATTAGCAGGTATTGATAGTGTCAAGGTAGAATCAGGAGTTGTCGCCAAACGATTTAAAAGAAGAGCCATGCCTCAAGATAAACTTGATTTTTATCTTGGACTTTATGCTGAACATCTCAAAGATGTGTTGAATACGGATGAAAATATCTACGCATGGACAGCAAGACAAACCTACATCGCAGCGGCTAATATGATGACAGCCGGAGCCTTTATCGGTATCGATTCGTGTCCGATAGAGGGATTTGACAAAAAACAAGTCGAAGAAATCTTGGGTCTAGATACAACCAAATATCAACTTGCAATGGTATTGCCTTTTGGATATAGAATCAATCCGCAATCTGAACAATTGCGCCTCCCGTTTGATGAAGTGGTGGAATTTATCAAATAA
- a CDS encoding ankyrin repeat domain-containing protein: protein MKNKFTLYIKIFLFIFFIFSNGYAKSNTNSPNNELEIFKAIDSKDYEKINNLLKNGVSPCLKREKKYETYTNVDFAFNHAIITGDIKIVKSFLPYIENITKPSCLYNPSLFYAIKNDDVKMIQFLIDSGADVNFPTKLYRKETPIQEALLERKIHSAQKLIDNGASIDKNIGFQSLELAIKNLNIKVVQFLIDNKYDVNFQNKDGNTILHLMAMGIVEKNLQSIETYIEKKEYIKRFPDTYVKAQEQVKRLKTNFKNYSKIAKLLLQNGADTKLKNNAGKTPLMIANENNTDTMLEVLKNAKQ from the coding sequence TTGAAAAATAAATTTACTTTATATATAAAAATATTTCTCTTCATATTTTTTATATTTTCTAACGGATATGCAAAAAGCAATACAAATTCACCGAACAATGAACTTGAAATTTTTAAAGCAATCGATTCAAAAGATTATGAAAAAATTAATAATCTTTTAAAAAATGGAGTAAGCCCTTGTTTAAAAAGAGAGAAAAAATATGAAACATATACAAATGTAGATTTTGCTTTTAATCATGCAATTATCACAGGTGATATCAAAATTGTAAAATCTTTTTTACCATATATTGAAAATATCACAAAACCTTCTTGTTTATATAATCCTTCTCTCTTTTATGCGATCAAAAATGATGATGTCAAAATGATCCAATTTTTAATAGATAGTGGAGCTGATGTTAATTTTCCAACTAAACTATATAGAAAAGAGACACCTATTCAAGAAGCATTATTAGAAAGAAAAATACATTCTGCTCAGAAACTCATAGATAATGGTGCGAGTATAGATAAAAATATAGGTTTTCAATCATTAGAACTTGCCATAAAAAATTTAAATATTAAAGTTGTACAATTTTTAATTGATAACAAATATGATGTAAACTTTCAAAATAAAGACGGAAATACTATACTACATCTCATGGCGATGGGGATCGTAGAAAAAAATTTACAAAGTATCGAAACATATATTGAGAAAAAAGAATATATTAAACGATTCCCTGATACTTATGTAAAAGCTCAAGAACAGGTAAAAAGACTAAAAACTAATTTTAAAAATTATTCTAAAATAGCGAAACTTCTGTTACAAAACGGAGCCGATACTAAACTAAAAAATAATGCTGGTAAAACACCATTAATGATTGCCAATGAAAACAATACCGATACAATGCTTGAAGTTTTAAAAAATGCAAAACAATAA
- a CDS encoding NADH-quinone oxidoreductase subunit A, giving the protein MSSQLFLSSVIVAVLAIMIPILFLTTSKLGPRKKISKNKNIPYESGISKAIGKSDKAFSVKFYLVALLFVLFDVEIVFMFPWAVNLRSLGVFGLVEMFTFMGLLIAGLIYIYQAKALKWQ; this is encoded by the coding sequence ATGTCTTCACAATTATTCTTATCCTCTGTTATCGTGGCGGTTTTGGCCATCATGATTCCGATACTTTTTTTGACGACTAGTAAGCTAGGTCCAAGAAAAAAAATCTCTAAAAATAAAAACATTCCTTATGAAAGTGGTATCAGCAAAGCCATAGGTAAAAGTGATAAAGCCTTTAGTGTCAAATTTTATCTTGTGGCCCTTTTATTTGTGCTTTTTGATGTGGAGATTGTCTTCATGTTCCCTTGGGCTGTCAATCTTCGATCTTTAGGTGTTTTTGGCCTTGTAGAAATGTTCACTTTTATGGGACTATTAATTGCAGGACTTATTTATATTTATCAAGCAAAGGCTTTGAAATGGCAATAA
- a CDS encoding RDD family protein, which translates to MEKIDYEYAGFWVRVGATLIDVALLLMITLPLTLMIYGSDTVWNSEDMILGPADFLINYSLPFFATIIFWMYKSATPGKMVLHLKVLDEETGHKLTIGQSIGRYFAYIPAMLIFMLGIFWVAWDRKKQGWHDKLARTVVVRNKKRTEDVKFT; encoded by the coding sequence TTGGAAAAAATAGATTATGAGTATGCAGGTTTTTGGGTTAGAGTTGGAGCAACATTGATAGATGTTGCTTTATTATTAATGATTACATTACCGTTAACATTAATGATATATGGAAGCGATACAGTATGGAATAGCGAAGATATGATTTTAGGTCCAGCGGACTTTTTAATAAATTATTCTTTGCCATTTTTTGCAACAATAATTTTTTGGATGTATAAATCAGCTACTCCAGGCAAAATGGTTTTACACTTAAAAGTTCTTGATGAAGAAACAGGACATAAATTAACAATAGGACAAAGTATTGGAAGATACTTTGCATATATACCTGCTATGCTAATTTTTATGCTTGGGATATTTTGGGTGGCTTGGGATAGGAAAAAACAAGGTTGGCATGATAAATTAGCTAGAACTGTCGTTGTGAGAAATAAAAAACGAACAGAAGATGTCAAGTTCACATAA
- a CDS encoding DUF2075 domain-containing protein produces the protein MTGVPGAGKTLAGLNIANERMNIDENEHAVFLSGNGPLVDVLREALTRDEVNNAKKKGQKLTKREAAIKTHAFIQNIHHFRDDSLGTAKAPIEKVVVFDEAQRAWNQGQTSSFMKRRRGLDNFESSEPRFLIDVMNRHQDWSTIICLVGGGQEINTGEAGLEEWISSLKNHFHDWNIYLSNSIIEDKNYLKDNALKEWLHENATIDKNLHLSVSVRSFRSEKLSDFIHSILDIDTTKARRLYNDFLKNDYPILVTRDFEKAKKWLKSKAIGSERSGVVASSGAYRLRPFGINIKNQIDAPVWFLNNKDDIRSSYFNEEVATEFDIQGLELDWTCVCWDGDFYFHNNQWMFRKFKGTKWQNINKEIIKNYLLNAYRVLLTRARQGMIIFIPNGSLDDQTRLPEFYDETYEYIRKIGIQEL, from the coding sequence ATTACAGGGGTTCCAGGTGCAGGCAAAACACTAGCAGGCTTAAATATTGCAAATGAAAGGATGAATATTGATGAAAACGAACATGCAGTTTTCTTATCAGGAAATGGTCCACTAGTTGATGTATTAAGAGAAGCTCTCACAAGGGACGAAGTTAATAATGCAAAAAAGAAAGGGCAAAAGCTAACAAAAAGAGAGGCTGCAATTAAAACACATGCTTTTATTCAAAATATTCACCATTTTCGCGATGACTCATTAGGTACAGCTAAAGCACCAATTGAAAAAGTAGTAGTATTTGATGAAGCTCAAAGAGCTTGGAATCAAGGGCAAACAAGCTCTTTTATGAAAAGAAGAAGAGGACTAGATAATTTTGAGTCATCAGAACCAAGATTCTTAATTGATGTAATGAATAGACATCAAGACTGGTCTACAATCATTTGTTTAGTAGGTGGCGGACAAGAGATAAATACTGGTGAGGCAGGATTAGAAGAATGGATTAGTTCGTTAAAAAATCATTTTCATGACTGGAATATATATTTATCAAATTCGATAATAGAAGATAAAAACTATTTGAAAGATAATGCATTAAAAGAGTGGTTACACGAAAATGCCACTATAGATAAAAACTTACACTTATCCGTTTCAGTTAGATCTTTTCGCTCAGAGAAGCTATCCGACTTTATTCACTCTATTTTAGATATTGACACAACAAAGGCTAGACGTTTATATAATGACTTTTTAAAAAATGATTATCCTATATTGGTTACAAGAGATTTTGAAAAAGCAAAAAAATGGTTAAAATCAAAAGCAATTGGAAGTGAAAGAAGTGGTGTAGTTGCATCATCTGGAGCATATCGTTTAAGGCCATTTGGGATAAATATAAAAAATCAGATTGATGCTCCCGTTTGGTTTTTAAACAATAAAGATGATATTAGATCTTCGTATTTCAATGAAGAAGTGGCAACTGAATTTGACATTCAAGGACTTGAACTTGATTGGACATGTGTATGTTGGGATGGAGACTTTTATTTTCACAACAACCAATGGATGTTTAGAAAATTCAAGGGTACAAAATGGCAAAATATAAATAAAGAGATCATAAAAAATTATTTATTGAATGCTTATAGAGTTTTACTTACGAGAGCCAGACAAGGGATGATTATATTTATACCTAATGGATCATTAGATGACCAAACAAGGTTACCAGAATTTTATGATGAAACCTATGAATATATTAGGAAGATCGGTATACAAGAGCTTTAA
- a CDS encoding Txe/YoeB family addiction module toxin, whose product MAEYKVLYSTLALKDAKKLSSASLDKKAKELIEIIKKDPFQNPPPYEKLVGNLQGSYSRRINIQHRLVYEVKEDNKVIRISRMWSHYE is encoded by the coding sequence ATGGCAGAGTACAAAGTACTTTATAGTACGTTAGCATTAAAAGATGCCAAAAAACTATCAAGTGCATCTTTAGATAAAAAAGCAAAAGAGCTTATTGAGATCATCAAAAAAGACCCGTTTCAAAATCCACCTCCTTATGAAAAACTAGTAGGAAATTTACAAGGTTCATATTCAAGAAGAATAAATATACAGCATCGACTGGTTTATGAAGTAAAAGAAGATAATAAAGTAATAAGAATTTCTAGAATGTGGTCGCATTATGAATAA
- a CDS encoding AbrB/MazE/SpoVT family DNA-binding domain-containing protein — MTTLTKIGNSQGIRIPKPLIQQAHLENVNLELEVLENGLLIKPINNTDRSTWKENIEKVISNHKGVEDEGVLDDLLNDNDLEDWQW, encoded by the coding sequence ATGACAACACTTACAAAGATTGGAAACTCACAAGGAATTAGAATTCCTAAACCATTAATACAACAAGCACACCTTGAAAATGTAAATTTAGAACTAGAAGTTTTAGAAAATGGTTTATTAATAAAACCAATAAATAATACAGATAGAAGCACATGGAAAGAAAATATTGAAAAAGTTATTTCTAATCATAAAGGAGTTGAAGACGAAGGTGTTTTAGATGACTTACTTAATGATAATGACTTGGAAGACTGGCAATGGTAG
- a CDS encoding type II toxin-antitoxin system PemK/MazF family toxin: MVVDIKRFEIHLVKLNPTVGSEIQKTRPCIVVSPNEMNVLKTVIVAPMTSKGFDFIFRPKIKFDKKDGLVLLDQIRTVDKTRLVKKLGDVDTATSKEISKMLINMFEL, translated from the coding sequence ATGGTAGTAGATATCAAAAGGTTTGAAATACACTTGGTAAAGTTAAATCCTACAGTTGGTTCTGAAATTCAAAAAACAAGGCCATGCATTGTAGTTTCTCCAAACGAGATGAATGTTTTAAAAACCGTAATAGTTGCACCTATGACCTCTAAAGGTTTTGATTTTATATTTAGACCCAAAATAAAGTTTGACAAGAAAGATGGATTAGTGTTACTAGATCAGATTAGAACAGTTGATAAAACAAGACTTGTAAAAAAGCTTGGAGATGTTGATACAGCAACATCAAAAGAAATTTCAAAAATGCTTATTAATATGTTTGAATTGTAA
- a CDS encoding alanine racemase: MSKIRINKQHFFHNLEYLTQKAGGKEKLMAVLKDNAYGHDLLIMAGLAREFGIKKAAVKNLDEALQIQEYFDEILILADHPPHRLYPDNISFAALSFEFLKTFPKHANIHLAIDTGMHRNGVQMDEIEAALAYIKANELNLKGVFTHFRSADEMNGELFWQKENFKASKARVQQWIDEHKMQMPNFHCCNSAALLRQEGALEDDFARCGIAMYGYTHIDKRIGTYDLKPVMSLVANRLNTRVLQKGQRVGYGGVYEAREDTVISTYDIGYGDGFFRYDGRGDLKIANGQKILGRVSMDSMCIAGDADEVCLFDDATELAEYFSTITYDVITKLMPWIKKEVI, encoded by the coding sequence ATGTCAAAGATACGCATAAACAAACAACATTTTTTTCACAATTTGGAATATTTGACACAAAAAGCAGGTGGCAAAGAAAAATTGATGGCGGTGTTAAAAGACAATGCTTATGGTCATGATCTGCTTATTATGGCAGGGCTTGCACGTGAGTTTGGCATCAAAAAAGCAGCGGTGAAGAATCTCGATGAAGCGTTGCAGATACAAGAGTATTTTGATGAGATTTTGATATTGGCCGATCATCCTCCTCACAGATTATATCCTGATAATATCTCGTTTGCTGCGCTTTCATTTGAGTTTCTCAAGACGTTTCCAAAACATGCCAATATCCACTTAGCAATCGACACAGGAATGCACCGAAATGGGGTGCAGATGGATGAAATCGAAGCGGCACTGGCGTACATCAAAGCAAACGAACTCAATCTCAAAGGTGTCTTTACACATTTTAGAAGTGCCGATGAGATGAATGGTGAGCTGTTTTGGCAAAAAGAAAATTTTAAAGCAAGTAAAGCAAGAGTGCAACAATGGATAGATGAACACAAAATGCAAATGCCAAATTTTCACTGCTGTAATTCAGCAGCACTTTTGCGCCAAGAGGGTGCACTTGAGGATGATTTTGCTAGATGTGGTATTGCGATGTATGGATATACGCATATCGATAAACGCATTGGCACGTATGATCTCAAGCCTGTGATGTCATTGGTTGCTAATAGACTCAACACGCGAGTGCTACAAAAGGGGCAAAGAGTTGGTTATGGTGGAGTTTATGAAGCAAGAGAAGATACGGTGATTTCGACTTATGATATCGGATATGGGGATGGATTTTTCCGGTATGATGGCAGAGGAGATCTAAAAATCGCCAATGGGCAGAAAATTTTAGGACGCGTTTCTATGGATAGTATGTGTATTGCAGGAGATGCCGATGAGGTGTGTCTGTTTGATGATGCTACTGAGCTAGCAGAGTATTTCAGCACCATCACCTACGATGTCATCACCAAATTGATGCCATGGATCAAGAAAGAAGTGATATAA
- a CDS encoding NADH-quinone oxidoreductase subunit B gives MAINSTKQEDVIFGDTVITTKLDSAISWARESSMWPYIFGTACCAIEFMSVASSKFDISRFGAEVVRFSPRQADLMIIAGTVSYKQAPILKRIYDQMTEPKWVISAGACACSGGFYDNYTTLQGIDEIIPVDVYVSGCPPRPEAFLDGLMRIQELQAKPAKYHQNRAKREFKGRLDA, from the coding sequence ATGGCAATAAATTCAACAAAACAAGAAGATGTGATCTTTGGCGATACCGTCATCACGACAAAACTAGATAGTGCAATCTCCTGGGCTAGAGAGTCTTCAATGTGGCCATATATCTTCGGTACTGCGTGCTGTGCAATTGAGTTCATGAGTGTAGCATCAAGCAAATTTGACATCTCACGATTTGGTGCTGAAGTCGTACGATTTTCACCCCGACAAGCAGACCTCATGATAATCGCAGGAACCGTGAGTTATAAACAAGCACCGATTTTGAAGCGAATCTACGATCAAATGACCGAACCCAAGTGGGTCATCAGCGCAGGCGCTTGTGCTTGTAGTGGTGGATTTTATGACAACTACACCACCCTTCAAGGCATCGATGAGATTATTCCTGTCGATGTTTATGTCTCTGGTTGTCCTCCGCGACCTGAAGCTTTTTTGGATGGATTGATGCGTATCCAAGAACTCCAAGCCAAACCGGCTAAATATCACCAAAATAGAGCGAAAAGAGAATTTAAAGGAAGGCTGGATGCTTAG